One window of the Bacillota bacterium genome contains the following:
- a CDS encoding spore maturation protein, whose translation MAILNAVSQWAIPVFIFIVLVFAAWRRINVFDTFVEGGKEGFTIAVQLIPILVAMLVALAIFRESGAFDLLVGIIRPATETVGIPSDVLPLAIMRPISGSGALGMTAELMQRFGPDSLQGLIASTMQGSTDTTFYILTVYFGSVGIRRARYALTVGLLSDLAGFITAVIICKLMFA comes from the coding sequence ATGGCGATCCTGAATGCGGTCTCTCAATGGGCGATTCCGGTGTTTATTTTTATCGTCTTGGTCTTTGCCGCCTGGCGGAGAATAAATGTCTTCGATACTTTTGTGGAAGGTGGCAAAGAGGGGTTCACCATCGCTGTGCAGTTAATTCCGATTTTGGTCGCGATGCTGGTAGCTCTGGCAATATTCCGGGAATCAGGGGCCTTCGACCTTCTGGTGGGCATAATAAGGCCTGCAACCGAAACCGTTGGTATCCCCTCAGATGTGCTGCCCTTGGCAATAATGCGGCCGATTTCTGGCAGCGGCGCTCTGGGAATGACAGCGGAGTTAATGCAGAGATTCGGCCCCGACTCGCTTCAGGGCCTGATCGCCTCCACCATGCAGGGTAGCACCGACACAACTTTTTACATTTTAACAGTTTATTTTGGCTCGGTAGGTATTCGCAGGGCCAGGTATGCCCTGACTGTGGGCTTGTTATCAGATTTAGCAGGATTTATAACTGCCGTAATCATTTGTAAATTGATGTTCGCATAA
- a CDS encoding DUF2619 domain-containing protein — translation MNINLITMAAIRMLYGVVSLSGGLLMLYYKDLQSAVKINGIIGSVGPFVFLFVSAIGVAGLAGQIDLRKLGLLLMGITLIMLATR, via the coding sequence ATGAACATCAATCTCATTACAATGGCCGCAATCAGAATGCTCTACGGCGTTGTCAGTCTTAGCGGCGGCTTGCTGATGTTATATTATAAGGACTTGCAGTCAGCCGTTAAAATCAACGGTATTATCGGCAGTGTCGGACCATTTGTGTTTCTGTTCGTAAGCGCCATTGGCGTTGCTGGCCTGGCAGGACAGATTGATCTACGCAAATTAGGTTTGCTGCTTATGGGAATAACGTTGATTATGCTTGCCACCAGATAA
- a CDS encoding nucleoside recognition protein translates to MINRFWLFFILSGILVAAISGNIGDITPVILDTADKAVSLAIGLIAVMTFWLGIMKVIERSGLLRIMVRIMKPFARFLFPDVPPEHPAMSSILMTMSADILGMGSAATPMGLQAMKHLQELNQDKDTASPAMCTFLALNTSSITLIPTTVIALRAAAGSVEPTRIVVTTIIATGCSTLVAITFDKIFRTISRRKQ, encoded by the coding sequence ATGATTAACCGCTTTTGGCTGTTTTTTATCTTGTCGGGAATTCTGGTTGCCGCCATCAGTGGCAATATAGGCGATATCACGCCTGTAATTCTCGATACCGCCGACAAAGCTGTCAGTCTGGCCATCGGCTTGATTGCCGTAATGACATTTTGGCTGGGGATTATGAAGGTGATTGAGCGCTCGGGACTCCTAAGGATAATGGTCCGGATTATGAAGCCCTTTGCCCGCTTTTTGTTTCCCGATGTTCCGCCTGAACATCCCGCAATGAGCTCAATCTTAATGACGATGAGTGCGGATATTCTTGGAATGGGAAGCGCTGCTACGCCAATGGGACTTCAGGCGATGAAGCATCTCCAAGAGCTTAATCAGGACAAAGATACAGCGTCGCCGGCAATGTGCACTTTTTTGGCGCTCAATACCTCCAGCATAACCTTAATTCCAACGACAGTGATTGCGCTTCGGGCCGCCGCCGGCTCAGTGGAACCCACACGGATTGTGGTGACGACAATTATCGCTACGGGCTGTTCAACGCTCGTGGCAATTACCTTTGATAAGATTTTCCGTACCATCAGCAGGAGGAAACAGTAA
- a CDS encoding helix-turn-helix transcriptional regulator, translating to MGGDIINLSKRHLEILRLVRDEGPITGEEIAAHFNLTRATLRPDLTILTMAGLLDARPRVGYFYSGSKGRSFLADQLDSIPIKQLKAHPVVIEAGQSVYEAIVTLFLEDQGTLFVVNSSGELGGVVSRKDLLKVSLGSNDLQSVPVEMVMTRFAQTVWVEEGDTLLAGINKLQASHVNCLPVLKSLDSKIPTGRFDLDIVLKILAEMVEGKFEEGLYND from the coding sequence ATTGGCGGTGATATTATCAACCTTAGCAAAAGACATTTGGAGATCCTCCGCCTAGTCCGGGATGAGGGACCGATTACTGGCGAAGAGATAGCTGCTCATTTTAATTTAACCCGTGCCACCTTGCGGCCCGATTTGACAATCCTGACCATGGCAGGATTGTTGGATGCCAGGCCTCGGGTGGGGTATTTTTATTCAGGCAGCAAGGGCCGGAGTTTTCTAGCTGACCAGTTGGATTCAATACCTATAAAGCAACTAAAGGCACATCCAGTGGTAATTGAGGCCGGGCAATCGGTCTATGAGGCAATTGTGACTCTTTTTCTTGAGGATCAGGGGACGTTGTTTGTAGTCAATAGTTCAGGAGAACTGGGCGGGGTTGTCTCACGGAAAGATTTGTTGAAGGTTTCTTTGGGGAGTAATGACTTACAATCGGTACCGGTGGAAATGGTTATGACCCGTTTTGCCCAGACTGTATGGGTTGAAGAAGGGGATACCCTGTTGGCGGGTATTAACAAGCTGCAAGCGAGCCATGTCAATTGTTTGCCCGTGCTCAAGAGCTTGGATTCTAAAATTCCCACCGGACGATTCGATTTAGATATAGTTCTGAAAATCTTGGCTGAAATGGTTGAGGGCAAATTTGAGGAGGGTTTATACAATGACTAA
- a CDS encoding D-alanyl-D-alanine carboxypeptidase — MGVGRLKTIGKLLLISLLLILIAGVAVAEQSDDGVDTIVSESFILLEASSGRVLYEKNSREQSLIASTTKLMTAIVALELSELDEIVTIEPESTGIEGCSIYLEPGEQLTMQDLLYGLILRSGNDAAMAIARHVGGDERQFAALMNRKAWELGMKDTSFANPHGLDAEEHYSCAHDLAILAREVLRHPVLREICATETYVSRELTTGRPRVMYNSNKLLERDPRALGLKTGWTEAAGACLVAAAAEDGMELIAVVMDTQALYSDVMKLFNYGFDKVDMKTVIDAGKTVTVLPVRGGVERRVPVQLARQVSFPVYANEMINYEVIPDLPARLEAPLTVGEVVGTAHILIDNQWELSADLQVAADVDARSGLFARIANWLRGWWQND, encoded by the coding sequence ATGGGGGTGGGACGATTGAAAACCATTGGCAAGCTCTTGTTAATCAGCCTGCTATTAATATTAATCGCTGGTGTGGCAGTGGCAGAGCAGTCAGATGACGGTGTTGATACGATTGTTTCTGAATCTTTTATCTTGTTGGAAGCCTCCAGTGGACGGGTTCTATACGAAAAAAACTCCCGAGAACAAAGTTTGATAGCCAGCACCACCAAATTGATGACAGCCATAGTTGCGCTTGAGCTTAGTGAATTGGATGAAATTGTGACGATTGAACCCGAAAGTACGGGCATCGAGGGATGCTCAATCTATCTTGAGCCAGGTGAACAGCTGACAATGCAGGATCTACTATACGGACTGATTCTGCGTTCAGGAAATGATGCGGCTATGGCGATTGCCAGGCATGTGGGGGGCGATGAGCGACAGTTCGCTGCGCTGATGAACAGAAAAGCGTGGGAACTGGGAATGAAGGACACTAGTTTCGCCAATCCCCACGGACTGGACGCAGAGGAACATTATTCCTGCGCCCATGATCTGGCGATTCTTGCCCGGGAGGTCTTAAGACATCCGGTGTTGCGGGAAATATGCGCCACCGAAACTTATGTCAGTCGCGAACTGACCACTGGCCGGCCGCGGGTAATGTATAACAGCAACAAATTGTTGGAGCGGGATCCTCGGGCGTTGGGTTTAAAGACCGGCTGGACTGAAGCCGCCGGGGCGTGTCTGGTGGCTGCTGCCGCAGAGGATGGTATGGAATTAATTGCGGTGGTAATGGACACCCAGGCGCTTTATTCCGACGTAATGAAACTTTTTAATTATGGATTTGACAAAGTTGATATGAAGACTGTGATTGACGCAGGCAAAACTGTGACAGTACTGCCTGTGAGGGGCGGCGTTGAGCGCCGCGTGCCGGTGCAGCTGGCGCGGCAGGTGTCGTTTCCAGTTTACGCCAATGAAATGATTAATTATGAAGTAATTCCAGACCTGCCGGCGAGACTAGAAGCCCCGCTAACAGTCGGCGAGGTTGTGGGGACTGCACATATTTTGATCGATAACCAATGGGAGTTGAGCGCAGATTTACAGGTGGCGGCAGATGTTGACGCCAGAAGTGGCTTATTTGCCCGTATAGCCAATTGGTTGCGGGGATGGTGGCAAAATGATTAA
- a CDS encoding FAD-dependent oxidoreductase, with amino-acid sequence MVKVGIIGGGWAGTAAAIAAAKLGAEVELAERTDMLLGTGLVGGIMRNNGRWTATEESIAMGGGDLFKLSDQVSRHREIEFPGHKHASLYDVSKIEPAIRRLLEEYGVKMHFVNRGKDVEMSGDTIKHVQLDDGSKMEADIYIEATGSAGGMANCTKYGNGCVMCVYRCPTFGSRVSISAKAGVKEKMGKKGDGSIGAMSGSCKLHKDSLAPDIVDRLDSTGVAIIPIPPELRKEGSLGIKACQQYALSEFAENIILLDTGHAKLMSPFYPLEVLRKIPGFEDARFEDPYSGGVGNSMRYLALSPRKNTMQVEGVANLFCGGEKAGLLVGHTEAIITGTIAGHNAVRQVMGKDLVEVPRDLAIGEAIAWVNEQMQTEEGMTKKYTFSGAVMFKHLQEKDMYITDRAEVARRVRQAGVEDIFAQKP; translated from the coding sequence ATGGTTAAGGTTGGCATAATCGGTGGTGGCTGGGCTGGTACAGCCGCTGCCATCGCTGCCGCTAAGTTGGGCGCGGAAGTTGAATTAGCTGAGCGTACCGACATGTTATTGGGAACCGGCCTTGTTGGCGGAATAATGCGCAACAACGGTCGTTGGACTGCTACCGAAGAGTCAATTGCAATGGGTGGCGGCGATTTGTTCAAACTCTCTGATCAGGTATCTAGGCATCGGGAGATAGAATTCCCCGGTCACAAACATGCGTCGCTTTATGATGTCTCAAAAATTGAGCCGGCGATCCGTCGTCTTTTGGAAGAGTACGGCGTCAAGATGCATTTTGTAAACCGCGGTAAAGATGTGGAAATGAGCGGAGATACAATTAAACATGTGCAATTAGACGATGGCAGTAAGATGGAAGCGGATATATACATTGAAGCCACGGGATCTGCCGGCGGCATGGCCAATTGCACCAAATACGGCAATGGCTGCGTAATGTGCGTCTACCGCTGTCCAACCTTTGGCAGCCGGGTATCGATTTCGGCCAAGGCCGGAGTCAAAGAAAAGATGGGCAAGAAAGGGGACGGCAGCATTGGCGCCATGAGCGGTTCCTGCAAGCTGCATAAAGATTCCCTAGCTCCCGATATCGTAGACCGCTTGGACTCCACCGGTGTGGCAATAATACCAATCCCCCCCGAATTGCGTAAAGAGGGCTCGCTGGGGATTAAGGCCTGTCAACAATATGCGTTATCTGAGTTTGCAGAGAATATCATCCTTTTGGATACGGGCCACGCTAAATTGATGAGTCCATTTTATCCTTTGGAAGTGCTGCGGAAAATTCCTGGGTTTGAGGACGCACGTTTTGAAGATCCGTACTCAGGTGGCGTTGGCAATTCGATGCGTTACTTGGCTCTTTCGCCTCGCAAAAATACAATGCAGGTTGAGGGGGTAGCTAACCTGTTTTGTGGCGGGGAAAAGGCCGGCCTGTTGGTTGGTCATACTGAGGCGATAATCACCGGAACAATTGCCGGGCATAATGCCGTGCGTCAGGTAATGGGTAAAGACCTGGTTGAAGTGCCCAGAGACCTGGCGATTGGTGAAGCAATTGCCTGGGTAAACGAACAAATGCAGACCGAAGAAGGCATGACAAAAAAATATACTTTCTCCGGCGCTGTAATGTTTAAACACCTTCAGGAGAAGGATATGTATATCACAGACCGCGCGGAAGTTGCCCGCCGGGTTCGCCAGGCTGGCGTGGAGGATATTTTTGCGCAGAAGCCCTAA
- a CDS encoding kinase/pyrophosphorylase has translation MTNSERAVVYVLSDSIGETGEFVAKAAASQFNGELVEVRRIPFIADEEALREAVNEAKETGGVVVYTMVIPQLRKLAREYAEAAQLPFVDVMGPMMDAMEQVMPNQPRLQPGLVRKLDEHYFKRVEAIEFAVKYDDGKDPRGLGLADLVLIGVSRTSKTPLSMYLAHKQIKVANVPLVPEVQPPEELYNISRDKIVGLTISPEQLNEIRRERLATMGLRHQSNYATLERIFTELEFAQGVMKRIGCPIFDVTNKAVEETAGKLLDLIRRRHDE, from the coding sequence ATGACTAACTCGGAACGGGCAGTGGTATATGTGTTGTCCGATTCAATTGGCGAAACTGGTGAATTTGTTGCAAAAGCTGCGGCCAGTCAGTTCAATGGTGAATTGGTGGAGGTTCGGCGCATACCGTTTATCGCCGACGAAGAAGCCCTCCGCGAAGCAGTCAACGAGGCCAAGGAAACTGGCGGCGTTGTGGTATATACAATGGTTATTCCCCAGCTCCGGAAATTGGCCCGCGAATATGCGGAGGCGGCCCAGTTGCCCTTTGTTGATGTTATGGGGCCGATGATGGATGCGATGGAGCAGGTTATGCCCAATCAGCCCCGGTTACAGCCAGGTCTGGTGCGAAAATTAGATGAGCATTATTTTAAACGGGTTGAGGCAATCGAATTTGCCGTAAAATACGATGATGGCAAAGATCCCCGGGGGCTGGGACTGGCAGACTTGGTTTTGATAGGTGTATCCAGGACCTCAAAAACGCCTTTGAGCATGTATCTGGCTCATAAGCAAATTAAAGTGGCCAATGTGCCGCTGGTGCCCGAAGTTCAACCGCCGGAGGAGTTATACAACATTTCCCGGGATAAAATTGTCGGGCTGACAATCTCCCCTGAGCAATTAAATGAAATTCGTCGCGAACGCCTGGCTACCATGGGGTTGCGTCACCAGTCAAACTATGCCACCTTGGAACGCATATTTACGGAGCTGGAGTTTGCTCAAGGGGTGATGAAGCGGATTGGCTGTCCGATATTTGATGTTACCAATAAGGCCGTTGAGGAAACAGCTGGTAAATTACTAGATCTTATAAGGAGGCGTCATGATGAGTAA
- a CDS encoding FCD domain-containing protein: MEERAEVICLMQYMLNNPDEPIGSGKASQVIEAAGYQVSEATVGRLLRQLDIKGYTDRQGYRGRLLTEQGINFIKQLLGEEMRRRHSIALARQVRSRNKDDLIEILVARRAIEREIARLAAANSSDQQILQMSSLIETYETASTDAVAEGDVAFHELLAEAAGNKVLRAALNLIRQDGQLSPVLGFIRTEVHSRVFADHRKIFEAVKARNPEAAELAMVNHIESLIADVHKYWSRAGQE; encoded by the coding sequence ATGGAAGAACGTGCGGAAGTGATTTGCCTGATGCAATACATGCTTAACAATCCGGATGAGCCTATTGGATCCGGGAAGGCCAGCCAGGTAATCGAAGCAGCCGGCTACCAGGTTAGCGAGGCAACAGTTGGCCGGTTGTTGCGGCAACTGGACATAAAAGGATATACAGACAGGCAGGGATATCGTGGCCGGTTACTGACTGAGCAAGGAATAAACTTTATCAAGCAGCTGTTGGGGGAGGAAATGCGTCGGCGTCATTCGATTGCGCTGGCCCGCCAGGTTCGCTCCCGGAACAAAGATGATTTGATTGAAATCCTGGTGGCCAGACGAGCGATTGAACGGGAAATTGCCCGCTTGGCAGCCGCCAACAGCAGTGATCAACAGATTCTGCAAATGTCCTCACTGATTGAAACCTATGAAACTGCATCTACCGATGCAGTGGCGGAAGGGGATGTGGCATTTCATGAATTGTTGGCTGAAGCAGCCGGCAACAAGGTGCTGCGGGCTGCCCTTAACCTGATTCGTCAGGACGGCCAATTGTCCCCTGTCCTGGGCTTTATCCGTACTGAGGTGCATAGCCGTGTATTTGCCGATCACCGGAAAATCTTTGAGGCCGTGAAAGCGCGAAACCCGGAGGCAGCTGAGTTGGCGATGGTAAATCATATAGAAAGTTTGATTGCTGATGTCCATAAATATTGGTCCCGGGCAGGGCAGGAATAA
- a CDS encoding rRNA pseudouridine synthase encodes MERLQKVLAAAGIASRRKCEEIIRAGRVEVNGQVITKLGTKVAADAEIKVDGRPVHRNTHVYYLLNKPKGYVTTVRDTHGRPTVVSLVPTRPRVYPVGRLDLDTEGLLLLTNDGELTNTLLHPRFGVKKTYRAVLDREPEAGVLARLTAGVRLEDGMTAPAKVKIAGPKTVELIIHEGKKRQVRRMFAALGYKVIKLERIRFGFLDLQGVPKGGYRQLTKEEVTKLCLLKKKNL; translated from the coding sequence ATGGAGCGGTTACAAAAAGTCTTGGCGGCAGCCGGTATTGCATCCCGAAGGAAATGTGAAGAAATCATTCGGGCCGGGCGCGTGGAAGTGAACGGCCAGGTTATCACCAAGTTGGGAACGAAGGTTGCAGCTGATGCTGAAATCAAAGTGGATGGAAGACCTGTTCACCGGAATACCCATGTCTACTATTTGCTCAACAAACCCAAGGGTTATGTGACAACAGTCCGGGATACCCACGGACGTCCAACTGTTGTGAGCTTGGTGCCTACCCGTCCTCGGGTTTATCCTGTGGGCAGATTAGATCTGGATACAGAAGGTTTGTTGTTATTGACTAATGACGGTGAACTAACCAACACACTATTGCATCCCCGGTTTGGCGTAAAAAAAACCTACAGGGCGGTGCTGGACAGAGAACCAGAGGCCGGTGTTTTGGCTAGATTGACTGCCGGAGTTCGGTTGGAGGATGGAATGACCGCGCCTGCCAAGGTTAAAATAGCGGGTCCGAAAACAGTGGAATTGATTATTCACGAAGGGAAAAAGCGTCAGGTCCGCAGGATGTTTGCAGCCCTAGGCTATAAAGTTATAAAGCTGGAACGAATCCGGTTTGGTTTTTTAGATTTGCAGGGAGTCCCAAAAGGCGGATACAGGCAGTTGACCAAAGAAGAAGTGACTAAATTATGTCTACTAAAGAAAAAAAACCTTTGA
- a CDS encoding FAD-dependent oxidoreductase: MVKVLVVGGGWSGTAAALAAAKAGADVTLVERTDMLLGTGLVGGIMRNNGRWTATEEAIALGGGELFQIADSVSRHRDIEFPGHKHASLYDIGKIEPAVKIELLARRIEIRLETTAKDVIKDGSRIVAVKLSDGSSVDADVVVEATGSAGGMANCGKYGNGCAMCVLRCPTFGGRVSIAAKAGVEEKMGQKADGSIGAMSGSCKLLKESLAPEIVKQLDETGVAVVPIPEALQKGEEALSSKACQQYALPEFAANVILLDTGHAKLMAPYFPLETLRQIPGFEEARYEDPYSGGLGNSMRYLALAPRDDKLQVQGVDNLFCGGEKAGLLVGHTEAIITGTLAGHNAVRQALNLDLLELPRTLMIGEAIAYVRERMETPEGMGQKFTFSGSVLFNHLKELGMYTTDKEEVAARVDTVNLTGVFNQQLAK, from the coding sequence ATGGTGAAAGTTCTGGTTGTTGGTGGCGGTTGGTCCGGAACGGCGGCAGCACTTGCTGCCGCCAAGGCCGGCGCCGATGTAACCTTAGTTGAACGGACAGATATGCTTTTAGGAACAGGTCTAGTTGGTGGAATCATGCGCAACAACGGCCGTTGGACTGCAACAGAAGAAGCAATTGCTTTAGGTGGCGGTGAATTGTTCCAAATCGCCGACTCAGTCTCCCGACACCGCGATATCGAGTTTCCTGGTCACAAGCATGCTTCTCTGTATGACATCGGGAAAATTGAACCGGCTGTAAAAATAGAGTTGCTGGCCCGAAGGATTGAGATTCGCCTCGAAACTACAGCTAAAGACGTTATCAAAGACGGCTCCAGGATTGTCGCCGTCAAACTCAGCGACGGCAGCAGCGTGGATGCAGATGTTGTCGTTGAAGCCACCGGTTCTGCAGGCGGAATGGCCAACTGTGGCAAATACGGCAATGGTTGCGCCATGTGCGTGCTGCGCTGTCCGACCTTTGGCGGCCGCGTAAGTATTGCCGCCAAGGCAGGTGTAGAGGAAAAAATGGGCCAAAAAGCCGATGGCTCCATTGGTGCAATGAGCGGCTCCTGCAAGCTTCTCAAAGAGTCCCTGGCGCCGGAGATTGTAAAGCAATTGGATGAGACCGGTGTTGCCGTTGTGCCGATTCCCGAGGCACTGCAAAAGGGTGAAGAGGCACTTTCATCAAAAGCGTGTCAGCAGTATGCGCTGCCTGAGTTTGCCGCCAATGTAATATTGCTGGATACCGGCCATGCAAAATTAATGGCGCCATATTTTCCCTTAGAAACCCTGAGACAGATTCCTGGCTTTGAAGAAGCCCGTTACGAAGACCCCTATTCTGGCGGCCTTGGCAACTCTATGCGTTATCTGGCGCTGGCCCCTCGGGATGATAAGCTGCAGGTACAGGGTGTCGATAACTTGTTCTGCGGTGGCGAGAAAGCTGGCCTGTTGGTCGGTCATACCGAGGCAATTATCACCGGTACACTTGCGGGGCACAATGCCGTTCGTCAGGCCCTAAACCTTGACTTGCTGGAACTGCCCCGGACTCTGATGATTGGCGAGGCAATTGCCTATGTCAGGGAACGGATGGAAACCCCTGAGGGTATGGGACAGAAGTTCACTTTCTCCGGCTCGGTATTGTTCAACCACTTGAAAGAGCTGGGTATGTATACCACCGATAAAGAGGAGGTGGCAGCCCGGGTCGATACCGTTAACTTGACAGGCGTTTTTAACCAGCAATTGGCCAAGTAA
- a CDS encoding cobalamin B12-binding domain-containing protein — protein MGKKVVLAPLDPVHDIGLKMIRRGLEQAGHQTWLFPPDYSPQEIVNGIIEHKADVVLISRTLGYGVEEILARFVDLVDAAGVREKVKLGVGGMAIRAELAAELGFDAGFGPGTPVEAAVAFVEGREFKPSREGTEKKKIDMVGTYDYSFNNASIKAMLDNITNQIIEWSAKRSSPGVERAQLREEILKQEGLGRDTASLRKEYAKLCDDVIADYYTKGSLHAQTRGLEQAELDSLEQYVERTRARMRPLDIRHTRKKPAVFVQYGTGCPFMDIAHIKIAEGWGADGVVHFDPSWGARTEGFLEGYLTHQQDGSVITPENLRCIRSALEESSLWQVRAHRGLNTPETVVLAGECGADLTKINIVYGALGAGTDPSRLTVDAVAAIKYAARYNLPFDVVTNEELCGVPAHKAFAGMLIVANLALALGAKPILQPLFCYSPEVMINKAMEDNYIDFNAAKLIALRQIVDAPIWPGAPIGFLTQNEDRVQSSVSTGLHAGLAASLGVDAISIASADEAYSGGPIAGASRVDTLQSVRETFRFMGQAKIEPTRQAEDMAGELLAGIETALRETVQVGDFVAALHEGVLGNRDEGAYPGRSGKDTVTGG, from the coding sequence ATGGGAAAAAAAGTTGTGCTCGCACCCTTGGATCCTGTTCACGACATTGGGCTCAAGATGATCCGGCGTGGCCTTGAACAGGCCGGACATCAGACTTGGTTGTTCCCTCCCGACTATTCACCCCAGGAAATTGTCAATGGAATCATCGAGCACAAAGCTGATGTGGTCCTGATCTCTAGGACTTTGGGCTATGGAGTCGAAGAAATACTGGCCCGGTTTGTTGATCTTGTCGATGCTGCCGGGGTTCGTGAAAAGGTCAAGCTTGGTGTTGGCGGCATGGCGATCCGTGCCGAACTGGCGGCTGAACTGGGGTTTGACGCCGGTTTTGGCCCCGGTACGCCAGTTGAAGCCGCGGTTGCCTTTGTGGAGGGGCGAGAGTTTAAGCCCTCACGGGAAGGCACAGAAAAGAAAAAAATCGACATGGTTGGCACCTATGATTACAGTTTTAATAACGCCTCGATTAAGGCAATGTTGGATAACATAACAAACCAGATTATAGAGTGGTCCGCCAAACGCTCCAGTCCCGGTGTTGAGCGGGCTCAGCTTCGGGAGGAAATTCTAAAACAGGAGGGTCTGGGCAGGGATACGGCGTCATTGCGAAAAGAGTATGCCAAACTATGCGATGACGTGATTGCTGATTACTACACCAAGGGAAGCTTGCATGCACAAACCAGAGGTTTAGAACAAGCAGAACTGGATTCACTGGAACAGTATGTGGAGCGGACCCGGGCCAGGATGCGACCGCTGGATATTCGCCATACCCGAAAAAAACCTGCTGTGTTTGTTCAATATGGAACCGGCTGCCCGTTCATGGATATCGCCCATATCAAGATCGCTGAGGGATGGGGGGCTGACGGGGTGGTGCATTTTGATCCGTCCTGGGGCGCCAGAACCGAAGGATTTTTGGAAGGCTACCTCACCCATCAGCAGGATGGCTCGGTGATTACTCCCGAAAACCTCCGTTGCATCCGTTCTGCCTTGGAGGAATCCAGTCTCTGGCAGGTGCGCGCCCATAGGGGATTAAATACACCGGAGACGGTTGTGCTGGCCGGTGAGTGCGGGGCTGATCTGACAAAGATCAATATTGTTTATGGCGCGTTGGGCGCTGGCACCGATCCGTCTCGGCTGACTGTGGACGCTGTGGCTGCAATTAAGTATGCCGCGCGCTACAATCTGCCCTTTGACGTGGTTACTAATGAAGAACTATGTGGAGTGCCAGCCCATAAAGCCTTCGCCGGGATGTTGATTGTCGCTAATCTTGCCCTTGCACTGGGCGCAAAACCGATTTTGCAGCCTTTGTTTTGCTATTCACCGGAAGTGATGATAAATAAAGCGATGGAAGATAACTATATCGATTTTAATGCCGCGAAGTTAATTGCCCTTCGGCAGATTGTTGATGCTCCGATTTGGCCAGGGGCGCCAATTGGCTTTTTGACTCAAAATGAAGATCGGGTCCAGTCTTCGGTGAGCACCGGTCTGCACGCAGGCCTCGCCGCTTCATTGGGAGTGGATGCCATCTCAATTGCATCGGCAGATGAAGCATATTCCGGGGGACCGATTGCCGGGGCATCAAGAGTTGATACACTCCAGTCCGTGCGAGAAACATTCCGGTTTATGGGCCAGGCCAAAATTGAACCGACCCGGCAAGCCGAGGATATGGCCGGCGAACTACTTGCAGGCATTGAAACAGCGCTGCGGGAAACTGTTCAGGTGGGAGATTTTGTCGCCGCCCTCCACGAAGGCGTGCTAGGTAACCGGGATGAGGGCGCCTACCCCGGGCGTTCTGGTAAGGACACGGTTACCGGCGGTTGA
- a CDS encoding DegV family protein: MPVRIVTDSSCDLPADILEEFDIVQVPLRVNFGAETYADCVDLTPDDFQRKLLSSNTMPTTSPPAPQQFHAVLKPLVASGMEVVVITLSSALSGTYTNAQLAAGTIPGVTVIDSLLGSMGLGLLAIKAAKLAAQGADRQQLQTYIEAERRNIRVFLTMESVENIVRGGRLSLFKARAASNPGIKLIFTNNDLGQLEILERVRGRRGALERLVQLVADRQDWSQTVVGISHVASHPEVESLRRAIEENYHPARIVVREMGSTIGAYVGRGGLLVSV, from the coding sequence ATGCCAGTGAGAATTGTCACCGATTCATCCTGTGATTTACCTGCAGATATTTTAGAGGAGTTTGATATCGTTCAGGTGCCGCTGCGGGTAAATTTCGGCGCCGAAACTTATGCCGATTGCGTGGACCTGACGCCTGACGATTTTCAACGCAAGCTATTATCCAGCAATACAATGCCTACTACATCGCCGCCTGCGCCCCAGCAATTTCACGCGGTTCTAAAGCCGCTCGTCGCTTCCGGCATGGAAGTTGTGGTAATCACTTTGTCATCGGCGTTAAGCGGTACATACACAAATGCCCAATTGGCGGCCGGAACGATCCCGGGAGTGACAGTTATCGATTCATTGTTGGGCTCAATGGGATTGGGACTGTTGGCAATAAAGGCCGCAAAACTGGCAGCGCAAGGGGCCGACAGACAGCAGCTCCAAACCTACATCGAGGCTGAGAGAAGGAACATCCGGGTATTTTTGACCATGGAAAGCGTGGAGAATATCGTGCGTGGCGGCCGACTCAGTCTGTTTAAGGCCAGGGCCGCTAGTAACCCGGGCATCAAACTTATCTTCACCAATAATGATCTTGGTCAACTGGAGATTTTAGAGCGGGTCCGTGGGCGCCGGGGCGCCCTTGAGCGTCTCGTTCAATTAGTGGCAGACCGTCAAGATTGGTCGCAAACGGTGGTTGGTATCTCCCATGTGGCCAGCCACCCTGAAGTTGAAAGCCTGCGCCGGGCGATAGAAGAAAATTATCATCCAGCCCGAATTGTGGTTAGGGAAATGGGGAGCACCATCGGCGCATACGTCGGCCGGGGCGGTCTCCTGGTGTCAGTTTAG